Proteins co-encoded in one Cupriavidus nantongensis genomic window:
- a CDS encoding aldose epimerase, with the protein MHNLPTEDFQGQPLVRIGQADSWLLLAPQYGARLVRWVHRGQDLLYWPDAADWSRPAKIRGGNPLLFPFIGRHFVDGNAGQWRDGQGTIHTLSQHGFARDLPFEVSAIDPQAAITMTLRDSEATRAGYPFAFVFDVVYTLLPDGLEVTLRTANPGTQRLPCYPGHHFYFALPHAQRSAASLALPDTERRRQLPDGSPGPAESGDSTYQLDDPRLQDTFHVFRGSPAAQLAMPGRNIRFELDLPGSAPWHAVTTWSETETSDFYCVEPWVGLPDAIHHGHGLRWIEPGQAESAVCRLRVFG; encoded by the coding sequence ATGCACAACCTGCCAACCGAAGACTTCCAGGGCCAGCCGCTGGTGCGGATCGGCCAGGCCGATTCCTGGCTGCTGCTGGCGCCCCAATACGGCGCGCGGCTGGTGCGCTGGGTGCACCGCGGGCAAGACCTGCTGTACTGGCCCGACGCCGCCGACTGGAGCCGCCCGGCCAAGATCCGCGGCGGCAATCCGCTGCTGTTCCCGTTTATCGGCCGGCATTTTGTCGACGGCAACGCCGGGCAGTGGCGTGACGGACAAGGGACGATCCACACGCTGTCGCAGCATGGCTTTGCGCGCGACCTGCCGTTCGAGGTCAGCGCCATCGACCCGCAGGCTGCGATCACGATGACGCTGCGCGACAGCGAGGCCACGCGCGCCGGCTATCCGTTCGCCTTCGTGTTCGACGTGGTCTACACCTTGCTGCCCGACGGGCTGGAGGTAACGCTGCGCACCGCCAACCCCGGCACGCAGCGCCTGCCCTGTTATCCCGGCCACCACTTCTATTTCGCACTGCCCCACGCGCAGCGCAGCGCGGCGTCGCTGGCGCTGCCCGACACCGAGCGCAGGCGCCAGTTGCCGGATGGCAGCCCCGGACCGGCCGAGTCCGGCGATTCGACCTACCAGCTTGACGATCCACGGCTGCAGGACACGTTCCACGTCTTCCGCGGCAGCCCCGCGGCGCAACTGGCCATGCCGGGCCGCAATATCCGCTTCGAGCTCGACCTGCCCGGCAGCGCGCCCTGGCATGCCGTGACCACGTGGTCCGAAACTGAAACCTCCGACTTCTACTGCGTGGAACCGTGGGTTGGACTGCCCGATGCCATCCACCACGGCCACGGCTTGCGCTGGATCGAGCCCGGCCAGGCGGAAAGCGCGGTGTGCCGGCTGCGCGTATTCGGTTGA
- a CDS encoding DUF5594 family protein — protein sequence MTTDFFARFEAECLPRIADAIGQQHRRVELQPLPADGPGMPPRLRLTGDGPPELRRHPYALDITLAWDGLEVQRLFAAGGEARFAGYLAALPAKLRAWQEPRGIDFRSLSQADPRILIGGLDFEH from the coding sequence TTGACCACCGACTTCTTCGCCCGCTTCGAAGCCGAATGCCTGCCGCGCATCGCCGACGCGATCGGCCAGCAGCATCGGCGCGTGGAACTCCAGCCGCTGCCTGCCGATGGACCCGGGATGCCGCCGCGCCTGCGCCTGACCGGGGACGGCCCGCCGGAGTTGCGGCGCCATCCGTATGCGCTCGATATCACGCTGGCGTGGGATGGGCTGGAGGTGCAGCGCCTGTTCGCCGCGGGCGGCGAGGCGCGCTTTGCCGGCTACCTGGCGGCGCTGCCGGCCAAGCTGCGGGCGTGGCAGGAGCCGCGCGGCATCGATTTCCGCTCGCTGTCGCAGGCCGACCCGCGGATCCTGATCGGCGGGCTGGATTTCGAGCACTGA
- a CDS encoding CoA transferase: MTLTPQPDFAPLAGIRVLDFSHVIAGPFATFLLSQLGAEVTKVENAGGGDVMRRAGKGHAAFVALNAGKSSLALNLADEDGRAHALELASRCDVFVDNLRPGVLERFGLGYEAVRSRNPRVVYCSISGFGRGAAQWHGRPAYDHVIQAATGMAWMGGTEGDPPMKTGFPVIDAATGMLAAFAIVAGVRERDRTGHGMLLDVSMATAGLQLMYPMACDAMTTGGVPVRQGNQGYSGSPSADFFRTRDGWLAIGANTPKQLLALLDALGLGELAKDSALFDTPLDAAALPAFVRSIDPAALKRAIAGAVAAGTAADLEPRLAALGVPAARLRNIAEFAAESMANGSLQAVALREGPTEVLSPGLGFRVYRPG; the protein is encoded by the coding sequence ATGACCCTTACCCCACAACCGGATTTCGCGCCGCTGGCCGGCATCCGCGTGCTGGATTTCTCGCACGTGATCGCCGGACCGTTCGCCACCTTCCTGCTGTCTCAGCTGGGCGCGGAGGTGACCAAGGTGGAGAACGCAGGCGGCGGCGATGTGATGCGCCGCGCAGGCAAGGGGCATGCGGCCTTTGTCGCGCTCAATGCCGGCAAGTCGTCGCTTGCGCTGAACCTGGCCGACGAAGACGGGCGCGCGCATGCGCTGGAACTGGCCAGCCGTTGCGATGTGTTCGTCGACAACCTGCGGCCAGGCGTGCTGGAGCGCTTCGGCCTGGGCTACGAGGCGGTGCGATCGCGCAACCCGCGCGTGGTCTATTGCAGCATCTCGGGCTTTGGCCGCGGGGCGGCGCAGTGGCACGGGCGGCCGGCGTATGACCATGTAATACAGGCCGCCACCGGCATGGCATGGATGGGCGGGACCGAGGGCGACCCGCCGATGAAGACTGGCTTCCCGGTGATCGACGCCGCCACCGGCATGCTGGCTGCCTTCGCCATCGTGGCCGGCGTGCGCGAGCGCGATCGCACCGGGCACGGCATGCTGCTCGATGTGTCGATGGCCACGGCCGGGCTGCAGCTGATGTATCCGATGGCATGCGATGCCATGACCACCGGCGGCGTACCGGTACGGCAGGGCAACCAGGGCTATTCGGGCAGTCCGTCGGCAGATTTCTTCCGCACCCGCGACGGCTGGCTGGCAATTGGCGCGAACACGCCGAAGCAATTGCTGGCGCTGCTCGACGCGCTCGGCCTGGGCGAGCTGGCCAAGGATTCGGCCTTGTTCGACACCCCGCTGGACGCGGCCGCCTTGCCGGCCTTCGTGCGCTCGATCGATCCGGCCGCGCTCAAGCGGGCCATCGCGGGCGCCGTGGCGGCGGGAACCGCGGCCGACCTCGAGCCGCGCCTGGCCGCGCTGGGCGTCCCGGCGGCACGCCTGCGCAATATCGCCGAATTCGCCGCGGAGTCGATGGCCAATGGCAGCCTGCAAGCGGTGGCGCTGCGCGAAGGACCCACCGAGGTCCTGTCGCCGGGGCTGGGTTTCCGCGTGTACCGCCCGGGGTGA
- a CDS encoding tripartite tricarboxylate transporter substrate-binding protein — MESNPRRRLLLKSLLALPVAGAQPRAHAAQPYPSRPIRLVVPYAAGGGPDIHTRKLAERLAHVLGQPVVVENKVGAGGILAAEFVAQQPADGYTLMLGASTHVAQKLLQPGAKFDPMAFTHIIRVGVSPSVLVVSASSPYRNVADLAAAARRAPGTLNYASGGIGSAAHVSGAAFASATGIDVVHVPYKGSVEIVPSLLKGDTQFGFPVAATAMPQLASGKVRALAVTSASRAAVLPQVPTLNEALGRKDLDLDAWSGIWAPPRLPAAITARLHAAVMQALEDPGLRRTYADMGAVIAPTPAPQAFSRLVADETVRLRQIIDKNRITTE, encoded by the coding sequence ATGGAGTCCAATCCCCGGCGCCGCCTGCTGCTGAAGTCACTGCTGGCATTGCCAGTTGCCGGTGCGCAGCCCAGAGCGCATGCTGCCCAGCCCTATCCGAGCCGTCCGATCCGCCTGGTGGTGCCCTACGCCGCCGGCGGCGGGCCCGACATCCACACCCGCAAGCTGGCCGAGCGGCTGGCGCACGTGCTGGGCCAACCGGTGGTGGTGGAAAACAAAGTCGGTGCCGGCGGCATCCTCGCCGCCGAATTCGTCGCGCAGCAACCGGCCGATGGCTACACGCTGATGCTGGGCGCTTCCACCCATGTCGCGCAGAAGCTGCTGCAGCCCGGCGCGAAGTTCGACCCGATGGCGTTCACCCACATCATCCGCGTTGGCGTCAGTCCGTCGGTGCTGGTGGTCAGCGCCAGCTCGCCGTACCGTAACGTGGCCGATCTCGCCGCCGCGGCAAGGCGGGCGCCGGGCACGCTCAACTACGCCTCGGGCGGGATCGGCTCGGCGGCACATGTGTCGGGCGCGGCGTTCGCGTCGGCGACCGGCATCGATGTGGTGCATGTGCCGTACAAGGGGTCGGTCGAGATCGTGCCGTCGCTGCTCAAGGGCGATACCCAGTTCGGCTTTCCGGTCGCGGCCACGGCGATGCCGCAGCTTGCCAGCGGCAAGGTGCGGGCGTTGGCAGTGACCTCGGCCAGCCGCGCCGCGGTGTTGCCGCAGGTGCCCACGTTGAACGAGGCCCTTGGCCGCAAGGACCTCGACCTCGATGCCTGGAGTGGCATCTGGGCGCCGCCGCGGCTGCCCGCGGCGATCACTGCGCGGCTGCATGCGGCGGTGATGCAGGCGCTGGAGGATCCCGGGCTGCGCCGGACCTATGCCGACATGGGCGCCGTGATAGCTCCGACTCCCGCACCGCAAGCGTTTTCCCGGCTCGTTGCCGACGAGACCGTGCGCCTGCGCCAGATCATCGACAAGAACCGCATCACCACGGAGTAG
- a CDS encoding LysR family transcriptional regulator produces the protein MPWPNRIDRLRIRHLRLLDLVARSGSLTAAGERLHLSQPAVTKMLQELELAFGCKLIERTTRGGRLSLAGERALERLRVVLGAIDAAGDALLTRPEVALVRLGMLPLVGMDVLPRAVAWLRARGNLPRLAVREHTVAGLTAMLSAGELDCIVGRLQKEHAGQLEASAHITRLRDEHLAVVCAPGHALARRRAVALADLHEGPWILPPRGTHTRDVFEQPFLDDGQLPPVPHIESASFHSNLAMTAAGGFLTVAPATALANYQALSMVCQVRLRTPFASGQLVFITPAQIESPPAVALLRVALQAVAAQDASVPSAPVRRR, from the coding sequence ATGCCATGGCCCAACCGGATCGACCGCCTGCGCATCCGCCACCTGCGCCTGCTGGACCTGGTGGCACGCAGCGGCTCGCTGACGGCGGCCGGCGAGCGGCTGCACCTGAGCCAGCCCGCGGTTACCAAGATGCTGCAGGAGCTGGAACTCGCCTTCGGCTGCAAGCTGATCGAGCGGACCACACGCGGCGGCCGCCTGAGCCTTGCGGGCGAGCGTGCGCTGGAACGGTTGCGCGTGGTGCTGGGCGCGATCGACGCGGCCGGCGACGCGCTGCTGACACGGCCGGAAGTCGCGCTGGTCCGGCTCGGCATGCTGCCGCTGGTGGGGATGGACGTGCTGCCGCGAGCGGTGGCATGGCTGCGTGCGCGGGGCAACCTGCCACGGCTTGCGGTACGCGAACATACGGTCGCCGGGCTTACCGCGATGCTGTCTGCCGGCGAGCTCGACTGCATCGTGGGCCGGCTGCAAAAGGAACACGCCGGACAACTCGAGGCCAGCGCCCACATCACGCGCTTGCGCGACGAACACCTGGCCGTGGTCTGCGCGCCGGGCCACGCTCTGGCCAGGCGCCGTGCAGTCGCGCTGGCCGACCTTCACGAAGGCCCCTGGATCCTGCCCCCGCGCGGCACCCACACGCGCGACGTGTTCGAGCAGCCGTTCCTCGACGATGGCCAGTTGCCGCCGGTGCCGCATATCGAATCCGCGTCATTTCACAGCAACCTGGCCATGACCGCCGCGGGCGGATTCCTGACGGTGGCGCCCGCCACGGCGCTGGCCAACTACCAGGCGCTGTCGATGGTTTGCCAGGTACGGCTGCGCACGCCGTTTGCCTCGGGGCAGCTGGTCTTCATCACGCCGGCGCAAATCGAATCGCCGCCCGCGGTGGCACTGCTGCGCGTAGCCCTGCAAGCGGTGGCCGCGCAGGACGCCAGCGTGCCTTCGGCACCGGTGCGGCGCCGCTGA
- the trmB gene encoding tRNA (guanosine(46)-N7)-methyltransferase TrmB: MLPQDPSTGPADEAETSPAPSPADPEGVAHPRRIRSFVRRAGRTSTGQQRAIDEVGPRMMVPYAPQPLDWEATFGRQAPSILEIGFGMGETTAHIAGLRPQDNFLGCEVHEPGVGALLKLIDERGLSNVRILQHDAVEVIAHMLTDDSLDSVHIYFPDPWHKKRHNKRRLVQPPLVKLLAARLKPGGYIHCATDWEEYAHQMVEVLSAEPLLENTSAAPDGFAERPDYRPVTKFERRGVRLGHGVWDVVFRKRA, from the coding sequence ATGCTTCCCCAAGACCCCAGCACCGGGCCGGCCGACGAGGCCGAGACCTCGCCCGCCCCCTCTCCCGCCGATCCTGAAGGCGTTGCGCACCCGCGCCGCATCCGTTCGTTCGTGCGCCGCGCGGGCCGGACGTCGACCGGGCAGCAGCGCGCCATCGACGAAGTCGGGCCGCGCATGATGGTGCCGTACGCGCCGCAGCCGCTGGACTGGGAAGCAACCTTTGGCCGCCAGGCGCCGTCGATCCTGGAGATCGGCTTCGGCATGGGCGAGACCACCGCGCATATCGCCGGCCTGCGGCCACAGGACAACTTCCTGGGCTGCGAGGTGCATGAGCCGGGCGTGGGCGCGCTGCTCAAGCTGATCGACGAGCGTGGCTTGTCCAATGTGCGGATCCTGCAGCACGACGCGGTGGAAGTGATCGCGCATATGCTGACCGACGACAGCCTCGACAGCGTTCACATTTACTTTCCGGACCCGTGGCACAAGAAGCGCCACAACAAGCGCCGGCTGGTGCAGCCGCCGCTGGTGAAGCTGCTGGCCGCGCGCCTGAAGCCGGGCGGTTATATCCATTGCGCCACCGACTGGGAAGAGTACGCACACCAGATGGTCGAGGTGCTGTCGGCCGAGCCGCTGCTGGAGAACACCTCGGCGGCGCCGGACGGTTTTGCCGAGCGGCCGGACTACCGGCCCGTGACCAAGTTCGAGCGGCGCGGCGTGCGGCTCGGGCATGGCGTGTGGGACGTGGTGTTCCGCAAGCGCGCCTGA
- a CDS encoding undecaprenyl-diphosphate phosphatase, with product MEIALALKAVILGIVEGLTEFLPISSTGHLILAGQLLDFNDEKGKIFEIVIQFGAILAVCWEFRARIGKVVRGLRDDPLSQRFAANVVIASVPAIVLAFIFGKWIKAHLFNPISVALAFIVGGVVILLAEWRDARRGTVSHPQGNALLEAAKAGAPRIESVDDLNWRDALKVGLAQCFALVPGTSRSGATIIGGMLFGLSRQVATEFSFFLAIPVIFGATVYELYKARALLNGDDLGIFAVGFVFAFLSAFLCVRWLLRFVATHDFKPFAWYRIAFGIVVLLTAYTGLVSWHA from the coding sequence ATGGAAATCGCACTTGCCCTGAAGGCCGTGATCCTCGGCATCGTCGAAGGCCTGACCGAGTTTCTTCCCATTTCGAGCACCGGCCACCTGATCCTGGCCGGGCAGCTGCTCGACTTCAACGACGAGAAGGGCAAGATCTTCGAGATCGTGATCCAATTCGGCGCGATCCTGGCGGTGTGCTGGGAATTCCGCGCGCGCATCGGCAAGGTGGTGCGCGGCCTGCGCGACGACCCGCTGTCGCAGCGCTTTGCCGCCAACGTGGTGATCGCGTCGGTGCCGGCGATCGTGCTGGCGTTTATCTTCGGCAAATGGATCAAGGCCCACCTGTTCAACCCGATCTCGGTGGCGCTGGCCTTTATCGTCGGCGGCGTGGTGATCCTGCTGGCCGAATGGCGCGATGCGCGCCGCGGCACGGTCTCGCATCCGCAGGGCAACGCGCTGCTGGAAGCCGCCAAGGCCGGCGCGCCGCGCATCGAGTCAGTCGACGACCTGAACTGGCGCGACGCGCTCAAGGTGGGGCTGGCGCAGTGCTTCGCGCTGGTGCCGGGCACCTCGCGCTCGGGCGCCACCATTATCGGCGGCATGCTGTTCGGGCTGTCGCGGCAGGTGGCCACCGAGTTCTCGTTCTTCCTGGCGATCCCGGTGATCTTTGGCGCCACGGTCTATGAACTGTACAAGGCGCGCGCGCTGCTGAACGGCGACGACCTCGGCATCTTCGCGGTCGGCTTCGTCTTTGCCTTCCTGTCCGCCTTTTTGTGCGTGCGCTGGCTGCTGCGTTTCGTCGCCACGCACGACTTTAAGCCGTTCGCGTGGTACCGCATCGCCTTCGGCATCGTGGTGCTGCTGACCGCTTACACCGGGCTGGTGTCCTGGCACGCCTGA
- a CDS encoding DUF1439 domain-containing protein, with protein sequence MIRTSRRRWLAAAAAATLAVGLAACGAFRSEYTFSQSQLQAALERKFPFNKRYMELFDIQLTNPQLTLDSVRNRVNVQFDATIDNKLFFSQALTGRFALDSGLRYDEPTRSVVLQDPEVKRFDVQGMPAQFSRQLNALGGILAEQLLQGYPLYTFREDQLRIAGTHVEPGTITVLPDGINVKINRP encoded by the coding sequence ATGATCCGGACTTCCCGACGGCGCTGGCTCGCCGCTGCCGCCGCGGCCACCCTGGCCGTGGGGCTGGCCGCCTGCGGCGCCTTCCGCAGCGAGTACACGTTTTCGCAAAGCCAGCTGCAGGCGGCGCTGGAGCGCAAGTTCCCGTTCAACAAGCGCTATATGGAGCTGTTCGACATCCAGCTGACCAACCCGCAGCTGACGCTGGACTCCGTGCGCAACCGCGTCAACGTGCAGTTCGACGCCACCATCGACAACAAGCTGTTCTTCAGCCAGGCTCTCACCGGCCGCTTTGCGCTGGACAGCGGGCTGCGCTATGACGAGCCCACGCGTTCGGTGGTGCTGCAGGATCCGGAGGTGAAACGCTTCGACGTGCAGGGCATGCCCGCGCAGTTCTCGCGCCAGCTCAATGCGCTCGGTGGCATCCTGGCCGAGCAGCTGCTGCAGGGCTATCCGCTCTATACCTTCCGCGAAGACCAGCTGCGGATTGCCGGCACGCACGTCGAGCCCGGTACAATCACCGTTTTGCCCGACGGCATCAACGTCAAGATCAACCGCCCCTGA
- a CDS encoding YkgJ family cysteine cluster protein — protein MSCRSDLSCRAGCGACCIAPSIASPLPGMPDGKPAGVPCAQLLPDMRCAVFGSPERPAFCGGLKPSAEMCGESREAALQWLARLEILTAPQAQA, from the coding sequence ATGAGTTGCCGGTCAGACCTTTCCTGCCGCGCGGGCTGCGGCGCCTGCTGTATCGCGCCGTCGATCGCCTCGCCGCTGCCCGGCATGCCGGACGGCAAGCCGGCGGGCGTGCCGTGCGCGCAGCTGCTGCCGGACATGCGTTGCGCGGTGTTCGGCAGCCCGGAGCGGCCCGCGTTCTGCGGCGGCCTGAAGCCATCGGCCGAGATGTGCGGCGAGTCGCGCGAAGCGGCGCTGCAATGGCTGGCCCGGCTCGAGATCCTGACCGCGCCGCAAGCGCAAGCCTGA
- a CDS encoding TetR/AcrR family transcriptional regulator — MPRSLRKPAVTKPPADPHKDADSPRWSRRKAARPQELVAAALDLFVERGYAATRLEDVAAAAGVSKGTVYLYFANKEELFKSVVRENLVPALARGADLVDAYQGSTPELLRELLRGWWGLIGATPVAGLTKLIMAESANFPDIARFYNQEVMVPGDELFAKVLARGVARGEFRALPANPTTTLICAPLVFLMMWQRALRATAEKDIDPEAFLDGLLDTLLFGLTAGEARNRPLPPQHGAYIWEGIRDEMLAQRGLGMSPEAPGGLK; from the coding sequence GTGCCCCGCAGTCTTCGCAAGCCCGCCGTGACCAAGCCACCCGCCGATCCGCACAAGGACGCCGACAGCCCGCGCTGGAGCCGGCGCAAGGCGGCGCGGCCGCAGGAACTGGTGGCGGCGGCGCTGGACCTGTTCGTCGAGCGCGGCTATGCCGCCACGCGGCTGGAAGACGTGGCCGCGGCGGCCGGCGTGTCCAAGGGCACGGTCTACCTGTATTTCGCCAACAAGGAAGAGCTGTTCAAGTCGGTGGTGCGCGAGAACCTGGTGCCGGCACTGGCGCGCGGCGCCGACCTGGTCGATGCCTACCAGGGCAGCACGCCCGAGCTGTTGCGCGAACTGCTGCGCGGCTGGTGGGGGCTGATCGGCGCCACGCCGGTGGCGGGACTGACCAAGCTGATCATGGCGGAGTCGGCCAACTTCCCGGACATCGCCCGCTTCTATAACCAGGAAGTGATGGTGCCGGGCGACGAGCTGTTCGCCAAGGTGCTGGCGCGCGGCGTGGCGCGCGGCGAGTTCCGCGCGCTGCCGGCCAACCCCACCACCACGCTGATCTGCGCGCCGCTGGTATTCCTGATGATGTGGCAGCGCGCGCTGCGCGCCACCGCCGAGAAAGACATCGACCCCGAGGCCTTCCTCGATGGCCTGCTCGACACGCTGTTGTTCGGGCTGACCGCGGGCGAGGCCCGCAACCGCCCGCTGCCGCCGCAGCACGGCGCCTATATCTGGGAAGGGATCCGCGACGAGATGCTGGCGCAGCGCGGGCTCGGAATGAGCCCGGAGGCGCCTGGAGGGTTAAAATAG
- a CDS encoding protein-L-isoaspartate O-methyltransferase family protein: MDLEKARFNMIEQQIRPWDVLDQEILDLLAVVKREQFVPAAYASLAFVDMEIPLPAGQNMLAPRVEARILQDLAVRKHETVLEIGAGSGYMAALLANRARHVLTVDIVPELVELARTNLANAGVTNVDVAEGNAADGWAAAAPYDVICISGSLPAIPPSILAQVKVGGRIAAFVGELPVMEARLITRVSETEYQVVNLFETAVKPLQGAARPSQFQF; encoded by the coding sequence ATGGATCTCGAAAAAGCCCGATTCAACATGATCGAACAGCAAATCCGCCCGTGGGACGTGCTGGACCAGGAAATCCTGGACCTGCTGGCGGTGGTCAAGCGGGAGCAGTTCGTCCCGGCCGCGTACGCCTCGCTGGCGTTCGTCGACATGGAGATTCCGCTGCCCGCCGGGCAGAACATGCTGGCGCCGCGCGTCGAAGCCCGCATCCTGCAGGACCTGGCCGTGCGCAAGCATGAGACCGTGCTGGAAATCGGCGCCGGCTCCGGCTACATGGCCGCGCTGCTGGCCAACCGCGCCCGCCACGTGCTGACCGTCGACATCGTCCCCGAGCTGGTCGAGCTGGCCCGCACCAACCTGGCCAATGCCGGCGTCACCAACGTCGACGTCGCCGAAGGCAATGCCGCCGACGGTTGGGCCGCCGCCGCACCCTACGACGTGATCTGCATCTCGGGCTCGCTGCCGGCGATTCCGCCGTCGATCCTGGCGCAGGTAAAGGTGGGCGGGCGTATCGCCGCCTTCGTCGGCGAACTGCCGGTGATGGAAGCGCGCCTGATTACGCGCGTGTCCGAGACCGAGTACCAGGTCGTCAACCTGTTCGAGACCGCGGTCAAGCCCCTGCAGGGCGCGGCCCGGCCCTCGCAATTCCAGTTCTGA
- a CDS encoding rhodanese-like domain-containing protein, with the protein MQVIQATELAQWLADASRAKPVLLDVREGWEVQTCALPGITHIPMRDIPARAAELDEDADIVCICHHGARSMQVAAYLERQGYGKVYNLTGGVDAWASQVDPAMPKY; encoded by the coding sequence ATGCAGGTGATCCAAGCGACCGAACTGGCCCAGTGGCTGGCCGACGCCAGCCGCGCCAAACCGGTCCTGCTCGACGTGCGTGAAGGCTGGGAGGTGCAGACCTGCGCCCTGCCCGGCATCACCCACATCCCCATGCGCGACATCCCGGCGCGCGCCGCCGAACTCGACGAAGACGCCGACATCGTCTGCATCTGCCACCACGGCGCACGCAGCATGCAGGTGGCGGCCTACCTCGAGCGCCAGGGCTACGGCAAGGTCTACAACCTGACCGGCGGCGTCGATGCCTGGGCCAGCCAGGTCGACCCCGCCATGCCGAAGTACTGA